The nucleotide sequence GCTTACAAAATACCACCCCGATATCATCTGGTTTGATACACCACATAAGCTGCCCTTCTCCGAGAACCTGCGTATTTTAAAGATGATACGGGAAACGGATCCCAATGTGGTGGTGAACGGGCGGCTGGCAAGGAGTGCCGCCCGCAATTATGGGGATTATCTGAATACCGCAGACCGGCCTGCAGAGTTTGCACCGGTTGCTATAGAGGATCGGAACAGGTGGGAGGCCATCCCCACCACCAATGAAAGCTATGGATATTCCAGGTATGATAACAGCCATAAGCCGGTTTCCTTTTTTATACAGTTGCTGGCAAAGGCGGCTGCGCGTGGTGGTAACCTGCTAATGAATATCGGTCCGAAGGGAGACGGCGCCATCGATACAAAAGATCTTGCTATTTTAAAAGGAATCGGCAACTGGATAAAGCAAAACAGTGAAAGCATTTATAATGTTGTGCCAAGCCCGTTGCCATTGCAGAACTGGGGGGTAAGTACGATGCAGGGCAACAAGATTTACTTGCATATATTTGATTTTCCTGCGGATAAAAAACTGTATGTGGGAGGATTGAAAACTGCCATAGGAAAAGCATATCTGTTAGGCAGTAAAAAGACAGTAGCGGCAAAACGCATTGGCACGGACGAGGTGCAGATCGACCTTACCGGTGTTACGCCAGATGCCGCTAATACCGTGGTAGCGCTGGAATTAAAAAGCGAGCCCGAAACAAACCCTGTATTCTTTGCGGCGCCCAATATCCCCATCACCCGGTTGCTGGCATTTGACGCGCAATTGAAGGGAAAAGGATTTGGTTTTGGTGATGGAAAGACCGGCCGTTACTATGTAGACGGCTGGAAATCGCCGGAACAAAAGATAAGTTGGACGGTGCAGACAATGAAAGCGCGCAGCTATGATGTGGTGATTAAATATGTAACAGGACCCGAATGCGGCGGCAGCTATAAGTTATTGCTGAATAGTGTCACATCGATTGAAGGACAAGTACAGCATACAAAGGGGGGAGTGATTACTGAAAAAATTGGCAAACTGGAGCTGAAGCAGGGCGTGAATACCCTGGTACTTAGTCCCGAAACAGTCTCCGGCAGCGAACTGATGAAATTGCTGGAAGTACAATTGATCGTTCATTAAAACATAAATCATTTAAACCCGCGGCGGCGGACGCTATTTTACAAACCATGAAGAAAACAGGAATCATCATCGCTTTCGTTGCGAGTGCGTTAACAGGAATTGCACAGCGTATAAATATTCCGGTAACAGTGAAAGATGCCGAAAAGCAAACGGCCGTAATGCTCCGGGAGATCCGTGTTGCAAAGGAAACAGATAAAAAAGGGCTATCTCCAAGAACCCTGGAAGACGGAAAGTTGAAGCTGGTGGCCTCCCGCGACTGGACCAGCGGCTTTTTTCCCGGCGAGCTCTGGTACCTGTATGAGCTTTCCGGTAATAAAAAATGGGAAACAGCCGCAAGAACCTTTACGGCAGACATTGAACAGGAGAAAATCAATGGCACCACGCATGATATGGGATTTAAAGTGTATTGCAGTTTCGGTAACGGGTACCGGCTCACAAAAGATCCGCATTATAAGGAAGTGATCATCCAGGCGGCAAAGACGCTGAGCACACGATTCAATCCAACGGCCGGTGTGCTCCGGTCCTGGGACCACAGTAAAAATAAATGGGATTTTCCGGTGATCATTGACAATATGATGAACCTTGAATTGTTGTTTGAAGCCTGGAAACTTACCGGTGACCAGTCGTTGTATAAGATAGCGGTAAGTCATGCAGACCAGACCATGAAAAACCATTTCCGTCCGGATTACAGCTCTTATCATGTGGTGGATTATGATACGGTTACCGGTAAGATCAATAAGAAGACCACTCACCAGGGCTATGCCAATGAATCTGCCTGGTCGCGCGGGCAGTCATGGGGACTGTATGGGTATACCATGTGCTACCGGGAAACAAAGGATGCAAAGTACTTGAAGATGGCCGAGCACATTGCCGGCTTTATACTCAGTCATCCCCATCTCCCCAAAGATGGTGTTCCTTATTGGGATTTTAATGCACCGGGGATCCCCGATGAACCGCGTGATGCCTCGGCTGCGGCGGTGATTGCATCGGCATTGTATGAGTTGAGCACCTATAGCAAGAACGCAAAGAGATACCGGGCAGCGGCAGACCAGATCGTTGGAAGTCTTACAAAAAATTACCGGGCGCCCATTGGCACCGCAAGCGGATTCCTGCTGCTGCACAGCACCGGTACAAAGCTAACGAACACGGAAGTGGATGAGCCACTGAGCTATGCCGACTATTATTACCTGGAAGCATTGCAGCGGCTGCAGCAACTTCAGGCGGGGAAGAAATTGTTCTGATACCCGATTCATGGAGCATTTGGACTACATGATAAAAGTATAATTATTCTGTCATCACCCTGTTCCGATAGCATGTGCGGCTATGCCGCAATTGCTCCAGGGATTCGTATAACCTCCCGCTATTCCCGGTGCGCTGCACCTTAATAGGCTGTTATTGCTACTTGCTTTAAAGATCAGCACTGCGTTGCAGCTTCGCAGGCGCATCAGTGAACCCCTTACGATTTGCCGGATCAAAACAGGCGCAGCGCGCCGCTCATCGTTGTAACCGGAATGCCCGGCAACCCCTCCCAGCCGCAGCGCGGCGGTAACCTGCTGCGTGGCGGCCGTATAACCTCCGGCTATTCCCGGTGCGTCGCACCTTAATGGACTGTTATTGCTACTTGCTTCAACGATCAGCGCTGCGTTGCAGCTTCGCAGGCGCATCAGTAAACCCCTTACGATTTACCGGATCAAAACAGGCGCAGCACGCCGCTCATCGTTGTAACCGGAATACCTGACGACCCCCTCCAGCCGCAGCGCGGCGGTAACCTGCTACGTGGCCGTACAAACACCGCTATTCCCGGTGCGCCACACCTTAATGGACTGTTATTGTTACTTGCTTTAGATCAGCGCTGCGTTGCAGCTTCGCAGGCGCACCAGTGAACCCCTTACGATTTGCCGGATCAAAACAGGCGCAGCACGCCGCTCATCGTTGTAACCGGAATGCCCGGCAACCCCTCCAGCCGCAGCGCGGCGGTAACCCGCTGCGTGGCGGCTGTATAACCTCCGGCTATTACCGGTGCGTCGCACCTTAATGGGCTGTTATTGTTACTTGCTTTAAAGATCAGCGCTGCGTTGCAGCTTCGCAGACGTATCAGTGAACCCCTTACGATTTGCCGGATCAAAACAGGCGCAGCACGCCGCTCATCGTTGTAACCGGAATGCCCGGCGACCCCTCCCAGCCGCAGCGCGGCGGTAACCTGCTGCGTGGCGGCCGTATCACCTCCCGCTATTCCCGGTGCGCCGCACCTTAATGGACTGTTATTGCTACTTGCTTTAAAGATCAGCGGTGCCTTGCAGCTTCGGAGGTATCGATTAACCGCGCGTGAAACGCGTGGTTAATGATCGCAATACTGGTTGAACCCCGCCGGGGTTCAATACCAACCGGTAGTAACGAATTGGTGTAACCGCCGGCTATTGAAGTATAATCCCATCCGGGGTTTGACTATTTAGCTTACATGCCATGGGCCTACTGTGCTCCGCTCAGTATTACGAAAGAAGTGTATGTTACGCTGAACTTGTTTCAGGGTTAGATGCAAAAATAGCCTGATGAATCGCAAATGTATCAGGATAAGCAAGGCCATTTCAGGATGAAATACCCTTAAAGCCGGGCTTTCCGGCACACTTTATCAATAAAAGCAAGCGCGCAAAGGTGCAGCGCGCCGGCAATCTTTGTAACCAGGAGTGAACAAATGAGCGCCCCAGCCGCGGCGCGGCGATAATTTCACACACCGGATATGTATAAACCCTGCGCGATGACCGGCGCACTATACCTAAGTTATCTGTTACGGTCACTTACTTCAAAAATCGATGCTGGTTGCAGCTTTTAATAGTAAAAATTAACCTGACGCATATATGATGCATCGGGATAGCATGACAAACAGGAGTATCTTTTTTGCCGGGATAACACAGCGTCACTACATAACCTTGCAGGATCAGCCAAAATCGTTGAATAGAATGCAAATCAGGAGTATTTTTTTAGCGGAATATGTAAGTTATTTGTAAATGACCGTTCCCGGCTGCCGGGAGCAAACAATGATCGCATATGAAAAATTTAAAAACAACAAATGCATTGTTTGGCTGCATGGCCCTGCTTGCCATCGCCTGCACTACAAAAACAGCGGTAGATGGTCCGGATGGACCGGCGGACCCCAACGAAGGGTACCAGCTGACCACCACACTGGAATCAAATGCTTCTATGCCTGGCCAGAATTACAGCGCCATCAATACCTTTATGAAGACCTATGGGTTTGATTATTCCGAGCATCCCAATTGCAGCGGGGGCTATGGCGGACATCCGGACGGTGTGCACTGCGATACCGAGCTGGACCCGGATCTCAATAAATATGTGTTCCGCTTTAATATTCATATCGATCCGGTGATCGACGGAGACCGTTGCAGTTCCGGTACGGTGGACCGCCAGCGGAATGAGATGAAGTCGGCTACCAACAATACCACCTGGGCCAAAATCCAGGGCAACTGGGATGAGTGGCAGGTACTGGAATGGAAATTCAAACTGCCCCAGGGATTCCAGCCCACTTCCAGTTTTTGTCACATCCATCAGCTGAAAGCGCAGGACGGACCCAATAACGGGAGTCCGCTCATCACCATTACTCCCCGTGCCAACAGCAACGGAAGCAATAAACGGATACAGATCATTCACTCCGTGGATGGCGCCAGCACCGGCAAGGGAACCATCGTTGATAATATACCGCTGGCCGATTTTGAGAACGAATGGGTGCAGGTGCGGGAAGAAATGCACTACACGCACAACGGATCTTATTCCTGTAAGATCATCCGCATAAGAGATGGCAAGGTACTGATCGATTTTAAGGATGAGAACATAGACCTGTGGCGCAGCGGGGCTTCTTATATCCGCAATAAATACGGTATTTACAGAAGTCTGGCCGGCGGGAAGCTGAACCAGGATCCCGTTGGACAAAGTCCTTTATTAAAGAACGAATCCCTGTGGCTGACGGATGTTAAGGTATATGAAAAGAATACCAATCCCAATCCCGGGCAGGCGCATGATTGATTAAAAACAGCAGGATGAAAAGATACATAACCGCTTTACTATTGTTACAATTGCCCGTGTTATTATTTGCCGGAACCATTACCGTGGAGTCGTTGCCGGATCTTCAGAAGGCCATCGGCCAGGCAAAGCCCGGCGATGAGATCATTTTGAAAAATGGGGTGTACACGGCAGAAACCGATATTAAGATTGCACAACAGGGTACCAAAGAACAACCCATTACCATCCGTGCCGAGCGCACCGGCGGAGCGGAAATAAACGGAAGTGGCGGCATAAGTATCGTTAGTCCGGCGGCTTATATCATCATCTCGGGTTTTAAGTTCACACATGCGGCTTCAAAAGCACGTACGGCGCCCGGTACCCGCTTTTGCCGCTGGACGCACAATGTTTTTGAAACACCTGGTAAAGGAGAATACCTGACCATTGCCGGCAGTGATCATGAAATCGACTACAACACTTTTCAAAACAAAACGGAGATGGGGCGTATCCTCGCGATCCGCGGAGAGGGAAAGCAGGTAGCGGAGCGCCTGCACATCCATCACAATTATTTTTACAATTTTCCGGACCAGGGTGGTGCCAATGGTGCGGAAACCCTGCAGTTTGGTTTAAGCGGGTTCAGTTTATCCACCAGCAACAGCGTTGTGGAGTACAATCTTTTTGAAAAATGTCATGGAGAAAATGAACTCATCTCCGTAAAAGCGTCCGGTGTAACGCTGCGTTACAATACCATCCGCGATTGCCCGGCGCAGTTCACCTTACGACATGGCAATAAATGCGAAGTGTACGGGAACTATTTTTTCAATACGCCTGGCATCCGCATTTTTGGAGATGACCATCATATCTTCAGCAATTATTTTGAGAACTGTGATCCGGCCATTACCATTGGAAATGGCGGGGCCGAGGTAGCTGATGGGGCACCGCTGACTTCCCATGACCGGCCGGACCGGGTATGGATCGCTTTTAATACACTGGTAAACAACAAACGGAATATTATACAGCCCGAACGGAAGAACGGGTTGGGATCCACTTTTATATCGGTGATCAGTAATATTATTCAGGGCGGTGATGCCGCGGTGTCCATTGCAGGGCCTTACACACAACCAAAATGGAGCGGAAATATTATTTTTAACACCAAAGGACCCGGTGATCTGCCGGAAGCGGGATACCGGGTGACCGATCCCAAATTGGTAAAGGGTGCTGATGGTATCTGGCGTTTGAGTAAGGGGAGTCCGGCTATTGGTGCGGGCGGCAGCAACCACCCCGTTGCAGCCGTAGATATGGAGGGGCAGCCGCGTAATAAAAAATGGGATATAGGTGCCGACCAGTACAGTACCGCAGCTACCACCGCCCAGGCTTTGAAGGCAAATGAAGTGGGTGCGCAGGCGAAATAGAACAAGTGCTCCGTCAGGAGTAACCTGTTTGCAGAATAGCATTACCGGAGGATGAAAGGAGTGACACAACAAGCGATGATAGTAGCAGCGGGCCGGCAAAAATATATATAAAATATAAATATGAAAAGAATTGTAATCATTGCGTTTGCATGTTTGCTTGCAGGTATGGTAAACGGCCAGTCGGTGGATAAGGATACCCGCATGAAATGGTGGCGGGAAGCACGTTTCGGCATGTTCATTCATTGGGGGGTGTATTCGCAATGGGGCGGGGTGTACCATGGCCACCAGCAGGCGCGGGGTGGTGCCGAATGGATCATGAACCGCAGCAAGATTCCCGTGGCCGAATATCAGGAGCGGGCAAAATCTTTTAACCCCGTAAATTATGATCCGGATGCCTGGGTAAAGATGGCAAAGGATGCGGGGATGAAGTACATCATCATCACCTCCAAGCACCACGATGGCTTTGCGCTGTTTAAATCCAATGCCAGCAAATGGAATGTGGCAGATGCAACGGCTTATGGTAAAGACCTGCTGAAACCCCTGGCGGATGCCTGCCGCAAATACGGGATGAAGCTGGGTTTTTATTATTCCCAGGCGCAGGACTGGAACAATCCCGGTGGAGCGGTGGCGCGTAAGGAAATGAAGGAAGGCTGGCCGAACCCGGATTCCGCAAAAATAGATGCATATACCCTGGCGCATAAAGGGCACTGGGATCCTGCACAGGAAACAAAGACTTTTGATCAGTACATTAACGATGTGGCCGTGCCGCAGGTAAAAGAAATTTTATCCAACTATGGCGATATCGCCGTGCTGTGGTGGGATACACCTACCAACATGACGGACGAGGCCGCGCAGAAACTACAGGATGTATTAAAGCTTCAACCACATATCATCACCAACGACCGGCTGAAGCGGCCTAATTTTCCGGGGGATACCAAAACGCCGGAGCAAAAAATTCCCACACAGGCGGAGCTGGATGGGCAGGACTGGGAAACCTGCATGACCATCAACGGGAGCTGGGGGTATAAGAGCTGGGATCATAACTGGAAATCGACCGAGACCCTGATCCGTAACCTGGTGGATATTGCCTCCAAGGGCGGCAACTACCTGCTCAACATCGGACCAAAAGAGGATGGTACAGTGCCCGGGGAAAGTATTGAACGGCTGGCAGCTATTGGCAAATGGATGAAGATAAACAGCAGTGCCATTTACGCCACACATGCCAGTCCGCTGGCAGACCTGTCCTGGGGCCGGTGCACCATGCAGCAATCCGGTGACAATACCCTGCTGAACCTATTTGTGTTCGACTGGCCCAAAGACGGAAAGCTGGTGGTACCGGGCCTTGCCAATAAGGTAGCCAGTGCTGCATTACTGGCCGGTAACAAAAAACTAAAAGCCCGCAATGAAAACGGGAATGTGGTGATCGATATACCGGCCGCCGCACCGGATGCCATTGCTTCGGTGATCCAGCTGAAGGTGCAGGGCGCTGTAGCCAATGTAAATACAACCGGTTCCAAAAAAATGAAGACCGGCGAGCTGGATTAACCGATAAATTTCATGCGGAAACGAATAAAAAAATACGCTTGCATACTTTGCGGTTGATATCATTCATATAGGGCAGCGCCGGTATTTGAAGGTCATTACGCAAAACAGGCAATAACGGATCCTTGCGTTTCTTTACGCCCTTTGCGGTTTTTATTTCACGCGGCTGCGCGGTGCAACGGCGATACGCAGCGCAGTACTACCCCTTTTTTTAAATGTAATTGTTAAAGATGAGATCATTGCTGTTGTTTTGTTTGTCGGGCTTTTGGCTGTGTACGCGGGCTGCGGATAAGAACATTACAGACTTCGGCGCAAAAGGCGATGGCACCACGCTGAATACAGCGGCCATCCAGAAAGCCATTGATGCCTGTGCCGGCAGCGGCGGAGGTAAGGTATTCTTTCCTGAAGGAAATTATCTGTCCGGTACCATCGAATTAAAGGATAACGTGGTGCTACATTTTCAAAAAGGAGCCACACTTCTCGGCAGCACCGATATTGAAGCCTACCGCAACCTGGACCCCTTTACTGAGGGGCTGGGCATTGATGTAGGCTGGGCGCTGGTAGTGGCGGTAGACCGGAAGAACATCGGTATAGAAGGAGCCGGTACCATCGACGGACAGGGCAGTAAACTAAAAGCCGCACATATTTTAAAAGATATCCGGCCTGAGGGGCAGCGCTGGGGCCGTCGTCCCTTCCTGCTGCGGGTAGTGCGCTGTACGGATGTACAGGTAAAGGACGTTACGCTGAAATATGCCGGCGCCTGGACCTCCCATTATTTTCAATCAAAAAATATACGGATCGAAAACCTGAAAATTGTAAGTGTAGGGGTGGCGCATAATGACGGCATCGGCATTGACGGTTGCCAGGAGGTAACCATCCGCAATTGCGATGTGGAGAGCGGGGATGATGCGCTGGTATTTAAAACCACCTCCAGTAAAATGGCCTGCAGGAACATAAAGGCAAACGGGCTGCGCTTAAAAAGCAACCAGGCCGGCATTAAGATGGGGACAGAGTCCATGGCTGATTTTGAGAATATTCAGATCACGGACTGTATTATTTACGACACCCGCAACGGTGGCATCAAACTATTGTCAGTAGATGGTGCACAGATAAAAAATGTAATCATCTCCGGTATAAAGATGACCAATATCCGCACGCCCGTATTGCTGCGCCTGGGTTCACGGCTCAGCGTGTTCCGCAAAGGGCAGGATGTGCAACAGCAAACAGGACTGTTTGAAAACGTGGTGCTCAAAAATATTACCGCAGTATCGGCAGACAGTACGCAGCTGAAATCGGCCAGCGGCATC is from Niabella beijingensis and encodes:
- a CDS encoding alpha-L-fucosidase — protein: MKRFFIGILFSTGIFTATAQVAGDEDKDMYNKGQQRDQQAVDEAVNGWWTQSMKTHEERIAWWRQAKFGMFIHWGIYSLPGGEWKGKKVDGYAEHLMRKEKITRNEYLELAHRFNPVLFNADEWARTARDAGMRYMIITAKHHDGFAIYPSVVSDFNIHDQTPFKRDPLAELSAACKKYGIKFGFYYSHAFDWEHPDAPGNDWEYNNPGGDKNLYGGRDWYDKHPELLPKAVKYVNEKAIPQIKELLTKYHPDIIWFDTPHKLPFSENLRILKMIRETDPNVVVNGRLARSAARNYGDYLNTADRPAEFAPVAIEDRNRWEAIPTTNESYGYSRYDNSHKPVSFFIQLLAKAAARGGNLLMNIGPKGDGAIDTKDLAILKGIGNWIKQNSESIYNVVPSPLPLQNWGVSTMQGNKIYLHIFDFPADKKLYVGGLKTAIGKAYLLGSKKTVAAKRIGTDEVQIDLTGVTPDAANTVVALELKSEPETNPVFFAAPNIPITRLLAFDAQLKGKGFGFGDGKTGRYYVDGWKSPEQKISWTVQTMKARSYDVVIKYVTGPECGGSYKLLLNSVTSIEGQVQHTKGGVITEKIGKLELKQGVNTLVLSPETVSGSELMKLLEVQLIVH
- a CDS encoding glycoside hydrolase family 88 protein, yielding MKKTGIIIAFVASALTGIAQRINIPVTVKDAEKQTAVMLREIRVAKETDKKGLSPRTLEDGKLKLVASRDWTSGFFPGELWYLYELSGNKKWETAARTFTADIEQEKINGTTHDMGFKVYCSFGNGYRLTKDPHYKEVIIQAAKTLSTRFNPTAGVLRSWDHSKNKWDFPVIIDNMMNLELLFEAWKLTGDQSLYKIAVSHADQTMKNHFRPDYSSYHVVDYDTVTGKINKKTTHQGYANESAWSRGQSWGLYGYTMCYRETKDAKYLKMAEHIAGFILSHPHLPKDGVPYWDFNAPGIPDEPRDASAAAVIASALYELSTYSKNAKRYRAAADQIVGSLTKNYRAPIGTASGFLLLHSTGTKLTNTEVDEPLSYADYYYLEALQRLQQLQAGKKLF
- a CDS encoding polysaccharide lyase, with protein sequence MKNLKTTNALFGCMALLAIACTTKTAVDGPDGPADPNEGYQLTTTLESNASMPGQNYSAINTFMKTYGFDYSEHPNCSGGYGGHPDGVHCDTELDPDLNKYVFRFNIHIDPVIDGDRCSSGTVDRQRNEMKSATNNTTWAKIQGNWDEWQVLEWKFKLPQGFQPTSSFCHIHQLKAQDGPNNGSPLITITPRANSNGSNKRIQIIHSVDGASTGKGTIVDNIPLADFENEWVQVREEMHYTHNGSYSCKIIRIRDGKVLIDFKDENIDLWRSGASYIRNKYGIYRSLAGGKLNQDPVGQSPLLKNESLWLTDVKVYEKNTNPNPGQAHD
- a CDS encoding polysaccharide lyase 6 family protein translates to MKRYITALLLLQLPVLLFAGTITVESLPDLQKAIGQAKPGDEIILKNGVYTAETDIKIAQQGTKEQPITIRAERTGGAEINGSGGISIVSPAAYIIISGFKFTHAASKARTAPGTRFCRWTHNVFETPGKGEYLTIAGSDHEIDYNTFQNKTEMGRILAIRGEGKQVAERLHIHHNYFYNFPDQGGANGAETLQFGLSGFSLSTSNSVVEYNLFEKCHGENELISVKASGVTLRYNTIRDCPAQFTLRHGNKCEVYGNYFFNTPGIRIFGDDHHIFSNYFENCDPAITIGNGGAEVADGAPLTSHDRPDRVWIAFNTLVNNKRNIIQPERKNGLGSTFISVISNIIQGGDAAVSIAGPYTQPKWSGNIIFNTKGPGDLPEAGYRVTDPKLVKGADGIWRLSKGSPAIGAGGSNHPVAAVDMEGQPRNKKWDIGADQYSTAATTAQALKANEVGAQAK
- a CDS encoding alpha-L-fucosidase — translated: MKRIVIIAFACLLAGMVNGQSVDKDTRMKWWREARFGMFIHWGVYSQWGGVYHGHQQARGGAEWIMNRSKIPVAEYQERAKSFNPVNYDPDAWVKMAKDAGMKYIIITSKHHDGFALFKSNASKWNVADATAYGKDLLKPLADACRKYGMKLGFYYSQAQDWNNPGGAVARKEMKEGWPNPDSAKIDAYTLAHKGHWDPAQETKTFDQYINDVAVPQVKEILSNYGDIAVLWWDTPTNMTDEAAQKLQDVLKLQPHIITNDRLKRPNFPGDTKTPEQKIPTQAELDGQDWETCMTINGSWGYKSWDHNWKSTETLIRNLVDIASKGGNYLLNIGPKEDGTVPGESIERLAAIGKWMKINSSAIYATHASPLADLSWGRCTMQQSGDNTLLNLFVFDWPKDGKLVVPGLANKVASAALLAGNKKLKARNENGNVVIDIPAAAPDAIASVIQLKVQGAVANVNTTGSKKMKTGELD
- a CDS encoding glycoside hydrolase family 28 protein → MRSLLLFCLSGFWLCTRAADKNITDFGAKGDGTTLNTAAIQKAIDACAGSGGGKVFFPEGNYLSGTIELKDNVVLHFQKGATLLGSTDIEAYRNLDPFTEGLGIDVGWALVVAVDRKNIGIEGAGTIDGQGSKLKAAHILKDIRPEGQRWGRRPFLLRVVRCTDVQVKDVTLKYAGAWTSHYFQSKNIRIENLKIVSVGVAHNDGIGIDGCQEVTIRNCDVESGDDALVFKTTSSKMACRNIKANGLRLKSNQAGIKMGTESMADFENIQITDCIIYDTRNGGIKLLSVDGAQIKNVIISGIKMTNIRTPVLLRLGSRLSVFRKGQDVQQQTGLFENVVLKNITAVSADSTQLKSASGILITGVPGHKISGITLEKIHITLPGGGAAGEAEAMVPEAIDQYPEVKTFGPVIPAYGLWLRHAQQIRVKDLEVVTKKEDQRPAVFMQDVQQAQLTQCSFRAAGTPASIITIRSSDAITLKKIKAAARAKVLLDADPASKEGVRYNEGR